In the Streptomyces sp. NBC_00525 genome, one interval contains:
- the trmB gene encoding tRNA (guanosine(46)-N7)-methyltransferase TrmB — protein sequence MNPSRPTPGTPAGPDGTTPTPDGTAPTTAGIPDDLRIASLERARRMRQEPRFPGGPAADPAGSHHERRIRSFQPRRSRVTPGQQNALERLWPKWGLDIDGLRVLDLPTMFDGLPVVLEIGFGMGEATARMAADDPGTGILAVDVHTPGQGNLLGLADRNGSTNVRVANGDAIILLREMLEPESLDGLRVYFPDPWPKSRHHKRRLIQPEFLDLVAGPLKPGAIVHCATDWEPYAEQMLDVLTAHPRFENTVAGGGYAPRPAFRPQTRFEGQGLGKGHVVHDLLFARV from the coding sequence ATGAACCCCTCCCGCCCGACGCCCGGCACCCCCGCCGGCCCGGACGGCACCACGCCCACCCCGGACGGCACCGCGCCCACCACCGCCGGAATCCCGGACGACCTGCGGATCGCGTCCCTGGAGCGGGCGCGCCGGATGCGCCAGGAGCCCCGCTTCCCCGGCGGACCCGCCGCGGACCCGGCCGGCTCGCACCACGAGCGCCGCATCCGCAGCTTCCAGCCGCGCCGCAGCCGGGTCACACCCGGCCAGCAGAACGCCCTGGAACGGCTGTGGCCCAAGTGGGGCCTGGACATCGACGGGCTGCGCGTCCTGGACCTGCCCACGATGTTCGACGGGCTCCCGGTGGTGCTGGAGATCGGCTTCGGCATGGGCGAGGCCACCGCGCGGATGGCGGCCGACGATCCGGGCACCGGCATCCTCGCCGTGGACGTGCACACGCCCGGCCAGGGCAACCTCCTCGGGCTCGCCGACCGCAACGGCTCGACCAACGTCCGGGTCGCCAACGGGGACGCGATCATCCTGCTGCGCGAAATGCTGGAGCCGGAGTCCCTGGACGGGCTGCGCGTGTACTTCCCCGACCCGTGGCCCAAGAGCCGCCACCACAAGCGCCGGCTGATCCAGCCGGAGTTCCTGGACCTGGTGGCCGGCCCGCTCAAGCCCGGCGCGATCGTGCACTGCGCGACCGACTGGGAGCCGTACGCGGAGCAGATGCTCGACGTGCTGACCGCCCACCCCCGCTTCGAGAACACGGTGGCCGGCGGCGGCTACGCCCCGCGCCCCGCGTTCCGGCCGCAGACCCGGTTCGAGGGCCAGGGCCTGGGGAAGGGCCATGTGGTCCACGACCTCCTCTTCGCCCGCGTCTGA
- a CDS encoding PrsW family intramembrane metalloprotease translates to MSDGSVQRQRRDQPSVPVLQEQRVGEILAAVPGREQWRYRPRRVGTLLRNRTFRVVAVFTLLALCGVVILALVRDQTGTEGFLVGLGLAVLPVPVLMTAFRWLDRVDPGPWRNLLFAFAWGACAAALVAILANSFATRWIAGTDPANADTLGATVIAPIVEESAKGAAVLLLLLFRRREFTGVVHGAVAAGFTATGFAFTENILYLGNAFGEDQQTDSGFASATVTTFLVRAVMTPFAHPLFTVLTGIGLGIAASAAPGGRVRRIAAPLGGLLLAMGMHALWNGSATFGRYGFYIVYGTFMVPVFGVVTWLVIRARRRELRSLAVELPAYAEAGWISPAEPLALASMRARALARNAARRRYEAAGGFPGHPYHPAHAASFSPPGARERGRAAARTVAEYEAFATTLGLLRRQARRGTADPDFAARELELLHHLWQRREIAGPALAYAARATHRRPPGTPPPWPHHAHGTPRPYGSPVPHPYTSVPNPYTSVPNPYASPPAPYSAANPYRAPNPYGGPYPYTDRQP, encoded by the coding sequence GTGTCCGACGGGTCTGTTCAGCGACAACGGCGGGATCAGCCGTCCGTCCCGGTGCTCCAGGAGCAGCGGGTCGGCGAGATCCTGGCCGCCGTGCCGGGCCGGGAGCAGTGGCGCTACCGGCCCCGCCGCGTCGGCACGCTCTTGCGCAACCGCACGTTCCGGGTGGTCGCCGTCTTCACGCTGCTGGCGCTGTGCGGGGTGGTGATCCTCGCCCTCGTCCGCGACCAGACCGGGACCGAGGGCTTCCTCGTCGGCCTGGGCCTGGCCGTGCTGCCCGTCCCGGTGCTGATGACCGCGTTCCGCTGGCTGGACCGGGTCGATCCCGGCCCGTGGCGCAACCTGCTGTTCGCGTTCGCCTGGGGAGCGTGCGCGGCGGCCCTGGTCGCGATCCTCGCCAACTCCTTCGCGACCCGGTGGATAGCCGGCACCGACCCGGCCAACGCGGACACCCTGGGCGCCACGGTCATAGCCCCGATCGTCGAGGAGAGCGCGAAGGGCGCCGCCGTCCTGCTGCTCCTCCTCTTCCGCAGACGGGAGTTCACCGGGGTGGTGCACGGCGCGGTCGCCGCCGGCTTCACCGCGACGGGCTTCGCCTTCACCGAGAACATCCTCTATCTGGGCAACGCCTTCGGCGAGGACCAGCAGACGGACTCCGGTTTCGCCTCGGCGACCGTGACGACGTTCCTCGTACGGGCCGTGATGACGCCCTTCGCCCACCCGCTCTTCACCGTGCTGACCGGCATCGGCCTCGGCATCGCCGCGAGCGCCGCGCCGGGCGGACGGGTCCGGCGGATCGCGGCGCCGCTCGGCGGGCTGCTCCTCGCGATGGGCATGCACGCCCTGTGGAACGGCTCGGCGACGTTCGGCCGGTACGGCTTCTACATCGTCTACGGAACGTTCATGGTCCCGGTCTTCGGCGTGGTGACCTGGCTGGTGATCCGGGCCCGCCGCCGGGAGCTGCGCTCCCTGGCCGTCGAGCTGCCCGCTTACGCCGAGGCCGGATGGATCTCCCCGGCCGAACCGCTCGCCCTCGCCTCGATGCGGGCCCGCGCCCTCGCCCGGAACGCGGCCCGCCGCAGGTACGAGGCGGCGGGCGGCTTCCCCGGACATCCGTACCACCCGGCCCACGCGGCCTCCTTCTCACCGCCCGGCGCGAGGGAGCGGGGCAGGGCTGCGGCGCGCACGGTCGCGGAGTACGAGGCGTTCGCGACGACCCTCGGCCTGCTGCGGCGGCAGGCCCGCCGGGGCACGGCGGACCCGGACTTCGCCGCCCGCGAGCTGGAGCTGCTGCACCATCTGTGGCAGCGCCGGGAGATCGCGGGCCCCGCCCTGGCGTACGCGGCCCGCGCCACGCACCGCCGGCCGCCCGGCACCCCGCCGCCCTGGCCGCACCACGCCCACGGCACGCCGAGGCCGTACGGCAGCCCGGTCCCGCACCCGTACACGAGCGTTCCGAACCCGTACACGAGCGTTCCGAACCCGTACGCGAGCCCTCCGGCCCCGTACAGCGCGGCGAACCCCTACCGCGCCCCGAATCCGTACGGCGGGCCCTACCCGTACACAGACCGGCAGCCCTGA